A window from Theobroma cacao cultivar B97-61/B2 chromosome 3, Criollo_cocoa_genome_V2, whole genome shotgun sequence encodes these proteins:
- the LOC18605209 gene encoding mitochondrial import inner membrane translocase subunit tim16: MAARILANLIVMGSGILGRAVFQAYRQALANASKSGIAQETVQNIRRASKSMAEPEARQILGVTEHSSWEEILQKYDNLFEQNAKNGSFYLQSKVHRAKECLEAVYQKKAQGTMDA, from the exons ATG GCTGCAAGAATTCTTGCAAACTTGATTGTGATGGGCTCTGGAATATTAGGAAGGGCTGTGTTTCAGGCATATCGTCAAGCACTTGCAA ATGCCTCAAAATCTGGTATCGCTCAAGAAACAGTGCAGAATATCAGGAGAGCAAGCAAAAGTATGGCTGAACCAGAGGCTAGGCAGATTTTAGGGGTCACAGAGCATTCATCATGGGAGGAAATCTTGCAG AAATATGACAACTTGTTTGAGCAAAATGCTAAGAATGGGAGCTTTTACCTTCAGTCAAAGGTTCATAGAGCTAAAGAATGTTTGGAAGCAGTTTACCAAAAGAAAGCTCAGGGAACCATGGATGCATGA